One genomic region from Sulfurimonas sp. encodes:
- a CDS encoding Wadjet anti-phage system protein JetD domain-containing protein, whose translation MNNLEKFYIELNKSKRVKIAFNDVLHIYNTVYPEHKNSTDKNQRILILLNILEKNKQIAFPKTKWNKRVLPHIPEYINLLGKETNKQKIDLLKQNSWVPKLYFAVKINNLEQLKTLEKINEFYISRNYEELLVIPIRERSMEIFNDEKKLDSLHKKSLLFDGKLTLKDLKCEDIAPPLYYEVMPDCIGKPALICENSNSFHSFNRWNKQSEVYGAIIYGNGNEFRKTHHWLNEIQKNYQISKFFYFGDIDPIGLEIPYYVNRDRVNEKMTSIFPAKKLYLALLKSQKSNIISKKNANKNITNDIFNWLESTEMIEVIKKLFVNKLRIPQEAISYEDLSQFSFYDPIK comes from the coding sequence ATGAATAATCTTGAAAAATTTTATATAGAGTTAAATAAAAGTAAAAGAGTAAAAATAGCATTTAATGATGTATTACACATCTATAATACAGTCTATCCAGAACATAAAAATAGTACTGATAAAAATCAACGTATTCTTATATTACTGAATATTCTAGAAAAAAACAAACAAATTGCGTTTCCTAAAACTAAGTGGAATAAAAGAGTTTTACCTCATATACCTGAGTACATAAACTTACTTGGAAAAGAAACAAATAAACAAAAAATAGATTTACTAAAACAAAATTCATGGGTACCAAAACTATATTTTGCTGTAAAAATTAATAATTTAGAGCAACTTAAAACATTAGAGAAAATTAATGAGTTTTATATTTCAAGAAATTATGAAGAGCTATTAGTAATTCCTATTAGAGAAAGGTCTATGGAAATATTTAATGATGAAAAAAAGCTTGATTCTTTACATAAAAAAAGTCTTCTTTTTGATGGTAAATTAACTTTGAAAGATTTGAAATGTGAAGATATCGCTCCTCCACTTTATTATGAGGTTATGCCTGACTGTATTGGTAAGCCTGCTCTTATTTGTGAAAATAGTAACTCTTTTCATAGTTTTAATAGATGGAATAAGCAAAGTGAAGTTTATGGTGCAATTATTTATGGGAATGGAAATGAATTTCGTAAAACACATCATTGGCTAAATGAGATACAAAAAAACTATCAAATTTCTAAATTTTTTTACTTTGGAGATATTGATCCAATAGGACTAGAAATCCCATATTATGTTAATAGAGACAGAGTAAATGAAAAAATGACATCAATTTTCCCCGCTAAGAAATTATATCTTGCTTTATTAAAGTCACAGAAATCCAATATAATTAGTAAGAAAAATGCAAATAAAAATATTACTAATGATATTTTCAACTGGCTTGAATCAACTGAAATGATAGAAGTAATAAAAAAATTATTTGTAAATAAACTAAGAATTCCTCAAGAAGCAATTAGTTATGAAGATTTAAGTCAATTTAGTTTTTACGACCCCATAAAATAA
- a CDS encoding WYL domain-containing protein, giving the protein MKKNNLAFLQIEMMQKLLNSEAINVQVLQKQYGIPERTIRDKINKVIKPLFPDLIYSEKGIGWASKENLNEKTILKAEELIALQTLKNYAVGLDEEIAIPSLKLLGKFEKGLFTHEVIHRTKKEKLDKENEIVMTILMNAIRQKKKVSCIYNSKPRIIEPLMVVMLEGYWYLHLFDIQIDTEFKKAKNFHIKSIESISLLDEYFQYPNISFFKKLKTSINAYFDSESDYIAVELLIHKNIVKYFNRIPISSKQKIYGNTNSEYMTLSIEVTNLNELVPIIQQYLPNIKVVYPPELDELIRKNISTYQNE; this is encoded by the coding sequence ATGAAAAAGAATAATTTAGCCTTTCTTCAAATTGAGATGATGCAAAAACTTTTAAATAGTGAGGCTATTAATGTTCAAGTACTTCAAAAACAATATGGAATCCCTGAGCGAACAATTAGAGATAAGATTAATAAAGTAATCAAGCCTCTTTTCCCAGACTTGATATATTCTGAAAAAGGAATTGGTTGGGCTTCAAAAGAAAATTTAAATGAAAAAACTATTTTAAAAGCTGAAGAGCTAATTGCATTACAAACCTTAAAAAATTATGCTGTGGGACTAGATGAAGAAATTGCAATTCCCTCATTAAAACTTTTAGGAAAATTTGAAAAAGGTTTATTCACACATGAAGTCATTCATAGAACAAAAAAAGAAAAACTAGATAAAGAAAATGAAATAGTTATGACTATTTTAATGAACGCAATAAGACAAAAGAAAAAAGTTTCATGTATTTACAATAGTAAGCCACGAATTATTGAACCACTTATGGTCGTTATGCTCGAAGGTTATTGGTATTTACACCTGTTTGATATACAAATTGATACGGAATTTAAAAAAGCAAAAAACTTTCATATAAAATCAATTGAATCAATCTCTTTATTGGATGAGTATTTTCAATATCCAAATATTAGTTTTTTTAAAAAATTAAAAACAAGTATTAATGCTTATTTTGATTCGGAAAGTGATTATATAGCAGTCGAACTCTTAATACATAAAAATATTGTTAAATATTTTAACCGTATTCCAATATCTTCAAAACAAAAAATTTATGGAAATACAAATAGTGAATATATGACTTTAAGTATTGAAGTAACGAACTTGAACGAACTTGTGCCAATTATTCAACAATATTTACCTAATATAAAAGTAGTATATCCACCTGAACTGGATGAATTAATAAGAAAAAATATTTCAACTTATCAAAATGAATAA
- the dgt gene encoding dGTPase, which produces MIDYSKKFTLDREFYPSKYIDVSIESDRGRILSAPAFRRLQKRTQVFALELNASIRTRLTHSLEVGQTARFIAKTIFSKLKKDGLEKYKLEELENAFVSTAEMTSLLHDIGNPPFGHFAEQTINKWMKNSALPILENFETSSQEMIELKEMLTKDICNYDGNAQAIRVITKLQRLNLSYTQILSVLKYTRGAFEDRVKGGALDYLRKKPGFYYSEKDFIEKIQKKLDVKAGHRFPITYIMEAADDISYLTADLEDSVEKGILSLDEVYNMIKSECEKENENYLLEIIDDKYEKAKKNEAPYQFSMFFTLFRAQLVTSLVYHVVDIYIDNHEAIFNGEFNSALLEYDKESKYYKAIEILQNISVKYIYQNKDVQELELQGYSIVNGLLNIYKPLIELSSNDFSALLEDERIDCFLSMRLIKRVSAKQIVAYQNDVKGLDKEDKEKYKILEWYYRIRLLTDYISGMTDDFALKEFQTLSAM; this is translated from the coding sequence ATGATTGATTATAGTAAAAAATTTACATTAGACAGAGAGTTTTATCCTTCAAAATATATAGATGTTTCTATTGAAAGTGATAGAGGACGCATACTATCTGCACCTGCATTTAGAAGATTACAAAAGCGAACACAAGTCTTTGCTTTAGAGTTAAATGCTTCTATTCGTACAAGGCTTACGCACTCTCTAGAAGTTGGACAAACAGCTCGTTTTATAGCTAAAACTATTTTTTCAAAATTAAAAAAAGATGGACTTGAAAAATATAAACTTGAAGAGTTAGAAAATGCTTTTGTATCAACAGCTGAGATGACAAGTCTTCTTCATGATATTGGAAATCCTCCTTTTGGACACTTTGCTGAACAAACGATAAATAAGTGGATGAAAAATAGTGCCCTTCCAATACTAGAAAATTTTGAAACAAGTTCTCAAGAGATGATAGAACTAAAAGAGATGCTTACAAAAGATATATGTAACTATGATGGTAATGCACAAGCGATAAGAGTCATTACTAAATTACAAAGACTTAATCTATCATATACTCAAATACTATCAGTTCTTAAATATACAAGAGGTGCTTTTGAAGATAGAGTTAAAGGTGGTGCTTTAGATTACCTAAGAAAAAAGCCTGGATTTTACTACAGTGAGAAAGACTTTATAGAAAAAATTCAAAAAAAGTTAGATGTAAAAGCAGGTCATAGATTTCCTATAACTTACATTATGGAAGCGGCTGATGATATTTCATATCTTACGGCTGATTTAGAAGATAGTGTTGAAAAAGGAATACTGAGTTTAGATGAAGTTTACAATATGATAAAAAGTGAATGTGAAAAGGAGAACGAAAATTACTTACTTGAAATAATAGACGATAAGTACGAAAAAGCAAAAAAGAATGAAGCTCCATATCAATTTAGTATGTTTTTTACACTTTTTAGAGCTCAACTTGTTACTTCGCTTGTCTATCATGTTGTGGATATTTACATAGATAATCATGAAGCAATCTTTAATGGAGAGTTTAATTCTGCATTACTTGAATACGATAAAGAAAGTAAGTACTATAAAGCTATTGAAATATTACAAAATATTTCAGTTAAATATATTTATCAAAATAAAGATGTGCAAGAGTTGGAGCTACAGGGTTATAGTATTGTGAATGGATTATTAAACATTTATAAACCTCTTATAGAACTTAGTTCAAATGATTTTAGTGCATTATTAGAAGATGAAAGAATAGATTGTTTTTTATCTATGAGACTTATTAAAAGGGTGTCGGCTAAACAGATAGTAGCATATCAAAATGATGTCAAAGGGTTAGATAAAGAAGATAAAGAGAAATATAAAATACTTGAATGGTATTATAGAATACGATTGCTAACTGACTATATAAGTGGTATGACTGATGATTTTGCATTAAAAGAGTTTCAAACTTTATCGGCTATGTAA
- a CDS encoding DUF2779 domain-containing protein, whose translation MNFSKSLYTKAIQCPKALWLKKYKKEILTPPDATALARFETGNVVGELACKLFPNGREVIYNPDDFNSMVETTKQWMDDGLEYIYEATFIYEGILVLVDVLKITPNGLEIYEVKSSSSVKDIYLHDVSIQLYVLKQLGHSVIRSNVVHIDNSYVRGDELDLNELFKIVDVSDEVNALQVEIPKRLEEFEIYLADRDNEPDIDIGSHCNKPYECDAKEYCWRVQRKIPEYSMFNIFNLGSKKQIELYEQGIVNIEDISDDYPVTAIQKQKVQNWKEQATYIDKEKIKDFLDTLSYPIYHLDFETFQQAIPEWKGISPYQQIPFQYSLHIEHEDGRLEHKEFLAIDGIDLRFELAKKLVKDIPTDVTVLAYYMSFEKGVIENLAKLYDELSSHLREINENVCDLIVPFKKQYYMTPLMKGSNSIKDVLPALVPEMKQAYKDLVGIKNGGEAMNAFPKLSSMSPDEKEETRNALLEYCKLDTLAMVEVLKKLKEVVND comes from the coding sequence ATGAACTTCTCAAAATCCCTATATACAAAAGCCATCCAATGCCCAAAAGCCTTATGGCTAAAAAAGTACAAAAAAGAAATTTTAACACCCCCTGATGCCACAGCACTCGCAAGGTTTGAAACTGGAAATGTTGTTGGAGAACTAGCTTGTAAGCTTTTTCCAAATGGAAGAGAAGTTATTTATAATCCTGATGACTTTAATAGCATGGTTGAAACAACAAAACAGTGGATGGATGATGGATTAGAATATATCTATGAAGCTACTTTTATTTATGAAGGTATATTAGTTTTAGTAGATGTTTTAAAAATAACACCTAATGGGTTAGAGATATACGAAGTAAAAAGTTCAAGTAGTGTAAAAGATATTTATCTGCATGATGTTTCTATACAGTTGTATGTACTTAAACAGCTTGGACATAGCGTGATTCGTAGTAATGTTGTACATATTGACAACTCTTATGTTCGAGGTGATGAGCTTGATTTAAATGAACTATTTAAGATTGTGGATGTTAGTGATGAAGTAAATGCCTTACAAGTTGAGATTCCTAAAAGACTTGAAGAGTTTGAAATATATCTAGCTGATAGAGATAACGAACCAGATATTGATATTGGAAGTCATTGTAATAAGCCTTATGAGTGTGATGCAAAAGAGTATTGTTGGAGGGTTCAAAGAAAAATACCTGAGTATTCAATGTTCAATATTTTTAATCTTGGCAGTAAGAAACAAATAGAACTTTATGAACAAGGTATAGTTAATATAGAAGATATTTCTGATGATTATCCTGTGACAGCAATACAAAAACAAAAGGTTCAAAACTGGAAAGAACAAGCAACGTATATAGATAAAGAAAAGATAAAAGATTTTCTTGATACTTTGAGTTACCCTATCTATCATCTTGATTTTGAGACCTTTCAGCAAGCGATTCCAGAGTGGAAAGGTATTAGTCCATACCAACAGATACCTTTTCAGTATTCACTTCATATAGAACATGAGGATGGACGGTTGGAGCATAAAGAGTTTTTAGCTATTGATGGTATAGACCTTCGCTTCGAATTGGCAAAAAAACTTGTAAAAGATATCCCTACTGATGTAACAGTCTTAGCTTACTATATGAGTTTTGAAAAAGGTGTTATTGAAAATTTAGCAAAACTTTATGATGAGTTATCAAGTCATTTGCGTGAGATAAATGAGAATGTATGTGATTTAATTGTGCCTTTTAAAAAGCAATATTATATGACACCTCTAATGAAAGGAAGTAATTCAATTAAAGATGTATTACCTGCCTTAGTCCCAGAAATGAAACAAGCTTATAAAGACTTAGTTGGTATTAAAAATGGTGGTGAAGCAATGAATGCTTTTCCAAAACTTTCCAGTATGAGTCCAGACGAAAAAGAAGAAACTCGTAATGCCTTACTTGAATATTGTAAGCTTGATACATTAGCTATGGTGGAAGTTCTTAAAAAATTAAAAGAGGTCGTTAATGATTGA
- the dgt gene encoding dGTPase, which produces MIDYSTKITCVKKERNIDTNIDWATESNRGRIVNSPAIRRLQQKTQVFPLEINAAVRSRLTHSLEVQQNARYLARSILGKLEKENKINDYKLNGLEHAFVSTSEMASLMHDIGNPPFGHFGELAINEWMKENIEKCFNDSVGNIPRELTELTELLHKDISNFEGNAQGIRIVHTLQDLNLTFSQTASILKYTRAAYEDKPDEQSPYSYLKKKPGYFFSEEEFIKELINELNINEGCRFPLTYIMEAADDISYGIADLEDAVDKGILSLKKLYESIINEADKLIEEKNEDGQYIKEIAYKKYNEAKKEKYIKVNKFIVSFRVTLANELVDFASDVFIQNHNKIFNGTYNKALLEGNNSKYDTALKVLKNVATKYVFKNSEVEALELKGKSVIKGLFTCYREILSIKYDDFKLILNDEKNDFASTSRLFRRLSNKHINAYVKSLAKLEEKNLTQIEFNIYEWYYRTRLLIDFITGMTDEYTIAEYQLLTGIK; this is translated from the coding sequence ATGATAGATTATAGTACGAAAATAACATGTGTAAAAAAAGAAAGAAACATTGATACTAATATTGATTGGGCAACGGAAAGTAATCGTGGAAGAATTGTAAATTCACCTGCTATTAGACGACTACAACAAAAGACTCAAGTTTTCCCACTAGAAATAAATGCGGCAGTTAGAAGTAGACTAACTCATTCCCTTGAAGTACAACAAAATGCTAGATACCTTGCTAGAAGTATATTAGGAAAACTTGAAAAAGAAAATAAGATAAATGACTATAAACTAAATGGATTAGAACATGCATTTGTTTCAACATCTGAGATGGCAAGCTTAATGCATGATATCGGTAATCCACCTTTTGGTCATTTTGGGGAATTAGCAATTAATGAATGGATGAAAGAAAATATTGAAAAATGTTTCAATGATTCTGTAGGAAATATTCCAAGAGAACTTACAGAACTAACAGAATTATTGCATAAAGATATTTCAAATTTTGAAGGTAATGCTCAAGGAATTAGAATTGTGCATACTTTACAAGATTTAAATTTGACTTTTTCTCAAACTGCTTCAATTTTGAAATATACACGTGCTGCTTATGAAGATAAACCTGATGAACAAAGTCCTTATAGTTACTTAAAGAAGAAGCCAGGATACTTCTTTAGTGAAGAAGAATTTATAAAAGAATTAATAAATGAATTAAATATTAATGAAGGATGTAGATTTCCATTAACTTATATAATGGAAGCAGCTGATGATATATCTTATGGTATTGCAGATTTAGAAGATGCTGTTGATAAGGGGATTTTATCCTTAAAAAAGTTATATGAAAGTATTATAAATGAAGCCGATAAACTCATAGAAGAAAAAAATGAAGATGGTCAGTATATAAAAGAAATTGCTTATAAAAAGTACAATGAAGCAAAAAAAGAAAAGTACATTAAAGTTAATAAATTTATTGTAAGTTTTAGAGTTACATTGGCAAATGAACTTGTTGATTTTGCTTCAGATGTTTTCATTCAAAACCATAATAAGATATTTAATGGAACTTATAATAAAGCTTTATTAGAGGGTAATAACTCTAAATATGATACAGCATTAAAAGTGCTTAAGAATGTTGCAACCAAATATGTATTTAAAAACTCAGAAGTTGAAGCTTTAGAATTAAAAGGTAAATCAGTGATTAAAGGTTTATTCACATGTTATAGAGAAATATTGTCAATAAAATATGATGATTTTAAGTTGATTCTTAATGATGAAAAAAATGATTTTGCTTCAACTTCTAGATTATTTAGAAGATTATCAAATAAACATATTAATGCATATGTAAAATCTTTAGCGAAATTAGAAGAAAAAAACCTAACACAAATAGAATTTAATATTTATGAATGGTATTACAGAACAAGATTATTGATTGATTTTATAACTGGTATGACAGATGAATATACAATAGCAGAGTATCAATTATTAACAGGAATAAAATAA
- a CDS encoding AAA family ATPase — MKILSIKSLNINSLKGTTEINFAELTKDSALFAITGPTGSGKSTILDIISCALYGRTARLKNPNDLMLRHSGEAFCEVNFEIRGKVYRSSWTQKRARKKHDGAFQTAKMELVDLEEDKILPLKSKEVPKKIEELSGLDFGRFTQSMLLAQGGFDAFLKADEKERSALLEKITGTQIYAEISKAIFEKHRNYQQEMDSDQKILESIELLEPEVVEVKQQQLSKNIVQKRGSDEELKKLTVALNWLEKLSELTKESKKYEDEFKEATKSKEEHKNFFEKLALANRALNVSSTFTSYTQLQKSVTTDKATSTKLTQELTLLDKEIKNKDKEYSTLKKEFEKDNAEFEAQNQKLKKAREIQTQEKETQLNLTKEESLLKSKKDDLTQIVDTLNSIVKEYDDIQKQVDIKKAYLFANNKDEKLVSVIGIIEQNIQEYKKEKKSFTDNQNMLEASSSTLLTQETNYNHKKEEVDKLSVIFKDIELTYTTLEQNTLDDFKIEESAKKTLDETQTLVRTLESYTKVVQNKDEEFKEYEKNSDLVNSLRETQKVSEQHINEIKKHIGTLREKQEKEQLLKKYEEDRNNLVDGEACLLCGSLEHPFINALDETQIDKTKEMIVSQVKELDNQEKALKELELRIGVAQTKQETSKLEIQKLEQEIGTLKNLFKKYSFEPTNDSKIELKEKEEELAKKLDVVKQNRIKKDEFLKQRDSTSRELQTQEKLLNEIKSVLEKLSSEKEQLILALKSNELKINEFIKTLEFHVEEFGLKLDLEKIDTQYADLVDRKGLYVETVEALTELESELNRCNVSKKESETKVALITKEIETAESNLKELKLNLSELSSKRIEILNVADLDVHEQEITAKYKMALEREQLCKNALNECKVKSEERLANKKSLDIKIVEDEKKLYILKAELEELYKQNNFKDTKEFQNAMLDTNEREELSIVCKTIEDRYKQTQTLKTQTIEKLKEHEKEPLSDKPIEELEILQALLGQKIDALQESIGSDKKELELNQENSDKHKERIVSLQKKRESFKVWVKLNELVGSADGTKFKKFAQGITLDQLINLANQHLILLSSRYTLARNQDKLLELEIIDAYQGNVVRPVSTLSGGESFIVSLALALGLSELASQKIAIDSLFLDEGFGTLDEESLETALNALNLLQSGGKMVGVISHVEALKERIPLQIRVIPNGDGTSFVEIDK, encoded by the coding sequence CGGCTAAGATGGAACTTGTTGATTTAGAAGAAGATAAAATTTTACCTTTAAAATCAAAAGAAGTACCTAAAAAAATAGAAGAACTATCTGGTTTAGATTTTGGTCGTTTCACTCAGTCTATGCTACTTGCTCAAGGTGGGTTTGATGCCTTTTTAAAAGCAGATGAAAAAGAGCGTTCAGCACTACTTGAAAAGATAACAGGAACACAAATTTATGCAGAAATTTCAAAAGCTATTTTTGAAAAGCATCGCAACTATCAACAAGAGATGGATTCTGACCAAAAAATTTTAGAATCTATAGAACTTTTAGAACCAGAAGTTGTTGAAGTAAAGCAGCAACAACTTAGCAAAAACATTGTCCAAAAAAGAGGGAGCGATGAAGAGCTGAAAAAACTTACAGTAGCACTAAATTGGCTAGAAAAACTCTCAGAACTTACAAAGGAGAGTAAAAAGTATGAAGATGAGTTTAAAGAAGCTACAAAGTCAAAAGAGGAACATAAAAACTTTTTTGAAAAATTGGCTTTAGCAAACAGAGCACTTAATGTCTCTTCTACTTTTACATCTTACACTCAACTTCAAAAGAGTGTTACTACAGATAAGGCTACATCCACAAAACTCACTCAAGAACTCACTCTTCTTGATAAAGAGATAAAAAATAAGGATAAAGAGTACTCTACTTTAAAAAAGGAGTTTGAAAAAGATAATGCTGAATTTGAAGCACAAAATCAGAAGCTAAAAAAAGCTCGTGAGATTCAGACACAAGAGAAAGAGACTCAATTAAACCTTACTAAAGAAGAGAGTTTACTAAAGAGTAAGAAAGATGATTTAACGCAGATAGTAGATACTTTAAATTCAATTGTTAAAGAGTATGACGATATCCAAAAACAAGTAGATATTAAAAAGGCTTATTTATTTGCTAATAATAAAGATGAAAAATTGGTATCGGTTATTGGGATAATAGAACAGAATATCCAAGAGTATAAAAAAGAGAAAAAAAGCTTTACTGATAATCAGAATATGCTGGAAGCTTCTAGTAGTACACTTCTTACTCAAGAGACAAATTATAATCATAAAAAAGAAGAAGTTGATAAGTTATCTGTCATTTTTAAAGATATAGAACTTACATATACAACATTAGAACAAAACACTCTTGATGACTTTAAAATAGAAGAGAGTGCTAAAAAAACTTTAGATGAGACACAAACTCTAGTGAGAACATTAGAGAGTTATACTAAGGTAGTTCAAAATAAAGATGAAGAGTTTAAAGAGTATGAAAAAAATAGTGATTTAGTAAACTCCCTTAGGGAGACTCAAAAAGTGTCCGAGCAACATATAAATGAAATCAAAAAGCATATAGGGACACTTCGAGAAAAACAAGAAAAAGAGCAACTCCTTAAAAAATATGAAGAAGATAGAAATAATCTTGTTGATGGTGAAGCATGCTTACTATGTGGTTCTCTTGAACACCCATTTATAAATGCTTTAGATGAAACTCAGATAGATAAAACTAAAGAGATGATAGTAAGCCAAGTTAAAGAGTTAGACAATCAAGAGAAGGCTCTTAAAGAGTTAGAATTACGAATAGGTGTTGCACAAACAAAACAAGAGACATCAAAACTTGAAATTCAAAAGTTAGAACAAGAGATAGGCACTCTTAAAAATCTCTTTAAAAAATACTCTTTTGAACCTACGAATGATAGTAAAATTGAACTCAAAGAAAAAGAGGAAGAACTTGCTAAAAAACTCGATGTTGTAAAGCAAAACCGTATTAAAAAAGATGAATTTTTAAAACAGAGAGATAGTACTAGTAGAGAGCTTCAAACACAAGAGAAATTACTAAACGAGATAAAAAGTGTTTTAGAGAAACTTAGCAGTGAAAAAGAGCAGTTGATTTTAGCTCTAAAATCTAATGAATTAAAAATTAACGAATTTATAAAAACTTTAGAATTTCATGTAGAAGAGTTTGGACTAAAACTAGATTTAGAAAAAATAGATACTCAGTATGCAGATTTAGTGGATAGAAAAGGGCTTTATGTAGAAACAGTAGAGGCTTTAACAGAATTAGAGTCAGAGTTAAATAGATGCAATGTAAGTAAAAAAGAGAGCGAAACGAAAGTTGCTTTAATAACTAAAGAGATAGAAACAGCAGAATCAAATTTAAAAGAGTTGAAGCTAAACCTTAGTGAGTTGTCTTCTAAGCGAATAGAGATACTTAATGTAGCTGATTTAGATGTTCATGAACAAGAGATTACTGCTAAGTATAAAATGGCTTTAGAGAGAGAACAGCTCTGTAAAAATGCTCTAAATGAATGTAAAGTAAAGAGCGAAGAGCGATTAGCCAATAAAAAAAGTTTAGATATAAAAATAGTAGAAGATGAAAAAAAGCTATATATATTAAAAGCTGAACTAGAAGAACTATACAAGCAAAACAACTTTAAAGACACCAAAGAATTTCAAAATGCAATGCTTGATACAAATGAGAGGGAAGAATTATCTATTGTATGTAAAACAATAGAAGATAGATATAAACAAACGCAAACTCTTAAAACACAAACAATAGAAAAACTGAAAGAACACGAGAAAGAACCTCTAAGTGATAAACCAATAGAAGAACTAGAAATTTTACAAGCATTATTAGGACAAAAAATAGATGCCTTACAAGAGAGTATAGGAAGTGACAAAAAAGAGTTAGAACTTAACCAAGAAAATAGCGATAAACATAAAGAGCGAATAGTATCTCTACAAAAGAAAAGAGAGTCTTTTAAAGTCTGGGTAAAACTAAATGAACTTGTAGGATCAGCAGATGGGACAAAGTTTAAAAAGTTTGCACAAGGCATAACTCTAGACCAACTTATAAACCTAGCAAATCAGCACTTAATACTACTGAGTTCTCGATACACACTAGCTAGAAACCAAGACAAACTTTTAGAACTTGAGATAATAGATGCTTACCAAGGGAATGTAGTTCGCCCTGTAAGTACTTTATCTGGTGGAGAAAGCTTTATAGTAAGTCTTGCATTAGCACTTGGCTTATCAGAACTCGCAAGCCAAAAAATAGCCATAGATTCTCTCTTTTTAGATGAAGGCTTTGGGACACTTGACGAAGAGAGTTTAGAGACAGCACTGAATGCGCTTAACCTCTTACAAAGTGGTGGAAAAATGGTTGGTGTTATCTCACATGTGGAAGCGTTGAAAGAGCGGATACCTTTACAGATAAGGGTTATTCCTAATGGGGATGGGACTAGTTTTGTTGAGATTGATAAATGA